The Pyxidicoccus sp. MSG2 DNA segment CGACGATGCGCTCGCCGTCCATGAGCACCGTCTGCTCTCGCAGCGCGTCAGTACCGGTGGTCATCGGGAGCACCGTCACCCCCACCACGGCCAGGGTGGCGTTCGGTGCGGCTGACGTCCCTTCCGGCGCGGAAGTCCCCCGCGTTTCCGGCCCGCCACGGCAGGCTGCCAGGCAGACGAGCAGACAGAGGCTCCAACCCCACCGCTGTGATTTTCCCTCGGAAGCCATGCGCGCAGCCCTCCATGGAGGAGAACGGAGCATAGGCCCCCCGGTCGCGAAGCACGCGGGCTTCTGGGAAAATGCACCAGGAAATATCGGGGGCACTTGCCTCCGTTTCCAGCCCGCCCCGATATGAACCTTTCCGCCCTCCTCCTTGGTTCTCTCCTGGCTTCGGCCCCCGCGGTTCCCCCCTCGACTGCTTCCCTGCAGGGCGACATGCCCGAGGTCGGCGTCCCCTTCGCCTGTGGTCGCATCTACACGGTGAGCCAGGGTCACGACACCGGTAGCCACCAGCACAACGACACCTACGCCTGGGACTTCCGCATGCCGGACGGCACCCCCATCGTCGCCGCGCGCGACGGGGTGGTGCGGCTGGCGCGTGGTGACAGCTCCACGGGTGGCTGCGACGAGAAGTTCGCGCCGCAGGCGAACTACGTCGTCATCTCCCACGGGGATGGCCTGGAGACGCAGTACCTCCACTTCAGCGCGGTGGTGGTGAAGCCTGGAGAGCGCGTGCGCGAGGGCCAGCTCATCGGCTTCTCCGGTTCCACCGGCTGGGCCTGCGGTGCGCACCTGCACTTCAAGGTGGCGCGCGAGGTGGGCAAGGGCTGGAACAACCCGTCCGTCCCGGCGCGCCTCGCGGGCTTTGGCGACCCGGTGCGCGACACGCGCGTCTCCGCGCCCATCTGCAAGGACGCGGGCCAGCAGACGCTCATGGCCCACAACGAGGGCACGCACGCGCCGGGCCAGGCCGTGGACTCGATGTCACCTGAGCGCCAGCAGGCGCTTCGCGGCCTCCCGCCCGGGGCGCAGTCCATCATCGACGGCCTCAATCAGCCTCCCGCCCAGGGCGGCCAGGGCCTCGACGAAGCGGGCGCGGCCCGCCGCACCCGCACGGCGAGCGGCCCCAGCGAGACTCGCTGACGCCAGCAGCGCGCCTGCTCCAGAGAGCAGCGCGAAGAAGGCCCCCGCGTTGATGAAGTAATCCAACGGCAGCAGGGGGCCTTCCACGTAGGCCCGCACCACGCGGTAGCCCACGTGTCCCAGCAGGCCGAGCAGCGGCAGGTTGATGAGGGGCAGCACCAGCCAGCGCGCGGTGCGCCACCAGCCTGCCACCGCCTCGCCCACGCCGGTGGTCGCCGTGTAGCGCCACGCTCCGGCGCGTGCCGCGCGCACGGCGTCCAGCAGGGCGTCCACGTCCGGCACGCCCAGCAGCGCCGGCTCCAGGCCTCCGGCCCGCACCACGCTGCGCGCCTCCGCCAGCGCCGTGCGCGCGGCGGACTCCACGCCGAAGTCGTCCTCGAAGGGCTCCACCACCGCCGTCTCCGCGGCACGGGCGCGCGTGCGTCCGCGCACCGCGTCCAGCGCGGTGGAGGCGGCCGCGACGGCCAGGCCCGCGGGCAGGCTGGCCCGTCCCACGAGGGCCGCCGCGCCCAGCCCGCTCGCTCCCCACAGTGACAGCCGCAGCCCCCAGGCCGCGGGTCCCCAGAAACGGCCTCCCGCCTGACGCCGCACCTCCGCCGCGAGGTGTCCGTGGGCGAGCCGCAGCCGCGCGTCGAAGTCCGCGCGCAGGCCCTCTGAGGCCTTCTCCAGGCCAGAGCCCAGCGCGTCGCGGGTGCGTGCGAGCAGCGCGTCCGTCTCCTTCAGCGCGGCCTCCACGCGCGTGTGTACCTCTTCCAGGGCGCCCATGGCGTTGGTGCGCCGCACGCGCGCGGCCACGGCCTGGGTGGCGAGCCCGCGCAGGTGGAAGAGGAGGGCTCCGAATTCTCCGGACACGTCGCGGCCGTCCTTCGCGGCGAGCGCGCTGATGGCGAAGATGGGCACGTCCTGCTGCGGCAGGCCGTACTGCTCGGAGGCCACTCGGCGGACCTGGGCCTTGAGGGACTCTCGCGACTCGGGGGACAGCTCGTCCGCGAAGTTGAGGATGAAGACGAGCGCGCGGCGGTGGGCGAACTCCGCGAGGAACTCCACCTGTGACGCTTCGGCCACGCTGCCACGATGCATGACGACGAGTGCGACGTCCGCGCGCTCGAGCGCGGCGCGTGCGACGTCGCGGTGGGTGGTGGCCACGCTGTTGAGGTCCGGCGTGTCGATGAACACCTGGCCGCCCCAGAGGCCCTGCGGCCCGGGCGAATAGCGCACCACGCGCGCGCCTGTCTGGGCCAGTGCGTCCGCGGCTGCGCCTTCCGGTGCGAACACGGTGGCGGCGGTGCTGGTGGGCCGGTCCACTCCTTCGCGCGACAGGGCCTGTCCGGCCAGCGCGTTGAGGAGGGTGGACTTGCCGGCGCCGGTGGCCCCGACGAGCGCCACGACGAGCGGTGCGTCCTTGCGGGCGACGCCGCGCGCGTAGTCGTCCACGAGCCGCTCCAGGCGTGCCGCGTGCGGTTGCAGCGCGGGCAGCTCCAGGGCGGCCTTCAAGAGGGGGCGAAGGGCTTCGGGGTCGGGGAGGCTCGTCTCGTCCACGTGGGGTGGGAGCCTGTCCCGGCCACGCCCGGGTGACTACGAAGAAGATGCGCCGAGGGTGCGCCAGCGTGCACTTTGCCGGGCGGATTCAGGCGTGGGTGTGGCTTGCACGGAATCGGGTGACAGGGTCACCCGCCCGGCGGAAGGCGGAAGGCGGAAGGCGGAAGGCGGAAGGCGGAAGGCGGAAGGCGGAAGGCGGAAGGCGGAAGGCGGAAGGAAGGTTCATTCCGCGAGCGCGCCGGCCGGAGGGGTGGAGCGGAAGGAAGGTTCATTCCGCGAGCGCGTCGCTCGGAAGGGTGGAGTGGAAGGAAGGTTCATTCCGCGAGCGCGTCGCTCGGAAGGGTGGAGTGGAAGGAAGGTTCATTCCGCGAGCGCGTCGCTCGGAAGGGTGGAGTGGAAGGAAGGTTCATTCCGCGAGCGCGCCGGCCGGAGGGGTGGAGCGGAAGGAAGGCTCATTCAGCGAGCCCGCCGCCCGGAGGGGTGGAGTGGAAGGAAGGTTCATTCCGCGAGCGCGCCGCTCGGAAGGGTGGAGTGGAAGGAAGGTTCATTCCGCGAGCGCGCCGGCCGGAGGGGTGGAGCGGAAGGAAGGCTCATTCCGCGAGCGCGCCGGCCGGAGGGGTGGAGCGGAAGGAAGGCTCATTCAGCGAGCCCGCCGCCCGGAGGAGTGGGGCGGAAGGAAGGCTCATTCCGCGCGTCCGCCGCCTGGAGGAGTGGGGCGGAAGGAAGGTTCATTCCGCGCGTCCGCCGCCTTGAGGGGTGGAGCGGAAGGAAGGCTCATTCCGCGAGCCCGCCGCCCGGAGGAGTGGGGCGGAAGGAAGGCTCATTCCGCGCGTCCGCCGCCTGGAGGGGTGGAGTGGAAGGAAGGTTCATTCCGCGAGCGCGTCGCTCGGAGGAGTGGGGCGGAAGGAAGGCTCATTCCGCGCGTCCGCCGCCTGGAGGGGTGGAGTGGAAGGAAGGTTCATTCCGCGCGTCCTGCGCCCGCAAAGACGGAAGCGGAAGGAAGGTTCATTCCGCGCGTCCTCTGCTCGGAATGTGGAGCGGGGGAAGACTCATTCCGTGCGTCCGCCGCTCAGTGGAGTGGAGCGGAAGGAAGGTTCATTCCGCATGCAAGTCCGCCGCTCGGAGTGGGACGGATTCCTGGGAACTGTCGCGTCCTGAAGGGGGCCGGATGCAGATGGCCCGGCGGGAGCCGATGCGAGGCTCCCGCCGGAGTGGAGGACTCAGCGCTCAGCAACCGGAGCAGCCATCGGGCTCCTCGCCGCAGGCGAGGGTGGTGAACTCCGGGCACTTCGGCGCCTTGTCCTTCTGCGGTTGGCCCGCGCCTCCGTGGATGCGGGCCAGGTCCTGCACGAACAGCTCCTTCACCTTCTTCACCTTCTTGTCGGTGCTCATGCGGGTGCTCTCCGTGTTGTGGGGGCGCGTGGGGTGTCGGCCCGTGCGTGCGCCCCGTGTTGTCGCCTCGGGCCGCTTCGACACGAGGGAGAACGGTGGGCGTCCGCGAGCCTTTTCCGGCGGAAGCCTTTACAGGCCGGTGCGCCCGGGCAGGCGCCCTGCGTGGAGGGCTCGTTCGGAAGGCCGCTTCGGGGAATGCGCGCGGGTGGCGGTGCGCGAGGCGGCGGGAGTAGAAGCGAAAGCACCATGGACCTCTTCCTCATGTCGCCCCCGGGGCGCGCGTGGGCCCTGCGCGGGCGCAACAACTTCCGCAGCCGCGAGGCTCCGCAGGTGGACGCGCGCCAGGCCCGGCTCGAGTGGCTGGCCCTCGCGCGAGAAATCGAAGCGCGCGGCGGCACGGTGGTGGCGCTGCCGTCGCCTTCCGAAGTGCTCACCGGCATGCCCTACGCCGCGGAGTGCGGGCAGGTGGTGCCGCGCGACGGTGCTCCGCCGTTGTTCCTGCTGCCGCGGATGATGAGCGCGCACCGGCAGGCCGAGCGTGAGCACTGGGCCCCGCTGGCCCGCCGCATGGGCATGGAGGTGGTGGACCCGGGCGTGGGCATCTGGGAAGCACACGGCGACGTGGCCACGTTCGACGGCGTCACGCTGCTGTTCTGGGGCGGGCGCACCACGCTGGACGGGCTGGAGGCCGCGGCGTCGCACTTCCCCGGCGAGGTGCTGC contains these protein-coding regions:
- a CDS encoding GTPase, which translates into the protein MDETSLPDPEALRPLLKAALELPALQPHAARLERLVDDYARGVARKDAPLVVALVGATGAGKSTLLNALAGQALSREGVDRPTSTAATVFAPEGAAADALAQTGARVVRYSPGPQGLWGGQVFIDTPDLNSVATTHRDVARAALERADVALVVMHRGSVAEASQVEFLAEFAHRRALVFILNFADELSPESRESLKAQVRRVASEQYGLPQQDVPIFAISALAAKDGRDVSGEFGALLFHLRGLATQAVAARVRRTNAMGALEEVHTRVEAALKETDALLARTRDALGSGLEKASEGLRADFDARLRLAHGHLAAEVRRQAGGRFWGPAAWGLRLSLWGASGLGAAALVGRASLPAGLAVAAASTALDAVRGRTRARAAETAVVEPFEDDFGVESAARTALAEARSVVRAGGLEPALLGVPDVDALLDAVRAARAGAWRYTATTGVGEAVAGWWRTARWLVLPLINLPLLGLLGHVGYRVVRAYVEGPLLPLDYFINAGAFFALLSGAGALLASASLAGAARRAGAAGRARFVEALAALGGRLIEAVDDGLRPGREAAKRLLALR
- a CDS encoding dimethylarginine dimethylaminohydrolase family protein gives rise to the protein MDLFLMSPPGRAWALRGRNNFRSREAPQVDARQARLEWLALAREIEARGGTVVALPSPSEVLTGMPYAAECGQVVPRDGAPPLFLLPRMMSAHRQAEREHWAPLARRMGMEVVDPGVGIWEAHGDVATFDGVTLLFWGGRTTLDGLEAAASHFPGEVLRVQVREPAFHGNMAVLPLSAVDRLMVCPDVIAPDSYARLRERFGAQRLLVVTEDEIKHYATNGLPVGRDLLAPSVVQDAVRARLALLGMRVVPLTMRELCEKGGGSSRCLVSRAEVDASAVRIPDEYRLAAVARDIEADA